One genomic region from Spirulina subsalsa PCC 9445 encodes:
- a CDS encoding P-loop NTPase fold protein yields the protein MKLHLLQFFKACNPSKTINSANPQERQYYIDFSAVRGGKVVEALERTITRLSPDEPTCQLFTGHIGCGKSTELLRLKARLEEQDFHVVYFESSRDLDMADVSVSDILLAIARSVSESLEKAGVRLKPTYFQNLFQEVKDFLQVPVELNAEAELSLGIARITAKTKENPKLREQLKQSLEPRTESILRAINQEILELGNQELHYQGKQGIVVIVDNLDRITPRPATSTRSLPEHLFIDRGSQLRRLQCHLVYTIPLNLIFSNDYQTLKNRLGGGVAPTILPMVPVQNRKGEEHSQGMGLLRQLVLARAFPDLDPETRLTQISTIFDHPDTLDRLCRVSGGHIRNLLGLLFTCLRHDDPPISRECVESVIGAYRDDILLAVEDHEWDLILEVVKKQDLSGEQDYQILLRSMFVFEYRDEQGRWFGINPALAETEKFKALTKVC from the coding sequence ATGAAATTGCATCTACTTCAGTTTTTCAAAGCTTGTAACCCAAGCAAAACCATTAATTCAGCCAATCCCCAGGAACGGCAATATTACATTGATTTTTCGGCCGTGCGGGGGGGAAAAGTAGTGGAGGCACTCGAACGCACCATTACCCGTCTTTCCCCCGATGAACCCACTTGTCAACTGTTTACCGGACATATTGGTTGTGGGAAGTCTACGGAACTGTTACGGTTAAAAGCCCGTTTGGAAGAACAGGATTTTCATGTGGTCTATTTTGAATCCAGTCGGGATTTAGATATGGCTGATGTGAGTGTGAGTGATATTTTATTGGCGATCGCTCGTTCCGTCAGTGAGAGTCTGGAAAAGGCCGGAGTTCGCCTGAAACCGACCTATTTCCAAAACCTGTTTCAAGAAGTGAAAGACTTCCTCCAAGTTCCCGTAGAACTCAATGCCGAAGCAGAATTATCCCTCGGTATTGCTCGAATTACCGCCAAAACCAAAGAAAACCCCAAACTGCGCGAACAACTCAAACAGTCCCTAGAACCGCGCACTGAGAGCATTTTACGCGCTATTAATCAAGAAATTCTAGAGCTAGGCAATCAAGAATTACACTATCAAGGCAAACAGGGGATCGTGGTCATAGTCGATAACTTAGACCGTATTACACCCCGTCCGGCCACCTCCACGCGATCGCTCCCAGAACACCTTTTTATTGATCGGGGATCCCAACTGCGGCGCTTACAATGCCATCTGGTCTACACGATCCCCCTCAATCTGATTTTCTCCAACGATTACCAAACCCTGAAAAACCGTCTGGGGGGAGGAGTCGCCCCAACCATCTTACCCATGGTTCCAGTTCAGAATCGCAAAGGGGAAGAACACAGCCAAGGCATGGGTCTACTGCGTCAGTTAGTCTTAGCCCGTGCCTTCCCCGATCTTGACCCAGAAACCCGTTTAACGCAGATTTCCACCATCTTCGACCATCCCGACACCCTCGACCGTCTTTGTCGCGTCAGTGGGGGTCATATTCGGAACTTACTCGGCCTCCTCTTTACCTGTTTACGTCATGATGATCCCCCCATTTCCCGAGAATGTGTAGAAAGCGTGATTGGGGCCTATCGAGATGATATTCTCTTGGCCGTTGAGGATCACGAGTGGGATTTAATCTTAGAGGTGGTGAAGAAACAAGACCTCAGTGGGGAACAAGATTATCAAATCCTTTTGCGCAGTATGTTTGTTTTTGAATATCGAGATGAACAAGGGCGCTGGTTTGGCATTAATCCCGCTTTAGCTGAAACGGAGAAGTTTAAAGCTTTAACTAAGGTCTGCTAA
- a CDS encoding PEP-CTERM sorting domain-containing protein has protein sequence MGYKQTAIALSLATLGLVLGNSAAEAFTLNRYTQTEFEALGLNLPWQWTAESRIGRVGDHQLNIHDSTNSHLNRVQADYNWVSGKSVDFSLTFDSVAKTLTYVVGDVELSKTNLGVSSFSDLLIRTVAYEYDSRMALMNLFLTDDQGGGRLGWTFNQGCRWGQNCDTTPKYLHISDIVGSFTLTGQSVMSWKDCAIPVGSELAYQVKLSGEKVPEPAGISLFSLALLGLFIKRKRSLNG, from the coding sequence ATGGGATACAAACAAACGGCGATCGCACTTTCACTCGCTACCCTAGGTTTAGTCCTAGGTAACAGTGCGGCAGAAGCTTTTACCTTAAATCGTTATACTCAAACTGAATTTGAAGCGTTAGGTTTAAACCTGCCTTGGCAATGGACGGCTGAATCTCGTATTGGTCGTGTCGGAGATCATCAACTGAATATTCACGACAGTACAAATAGTCACCTCAACCGGGTACAAGCAGACTATAATTGGGTCAGTGGGAAATCGGTGGATTTTTCCCTAACCTTTGATAGTGTTGCTAAGACTTTAACCTATGTTGTGGGCGATGTGGAACTATCTAAAACCAATTTAGGAGTTAGCAGTTTTTCCGATTTACTTATTCGGACTGTCGCTTATGAATATGATAGCCGCATGGCACTGATGAATCTGTTTTTAACGGATGACCAAGGGGGTGGTCGTTTAGGTTGGACGTTTAACCAAGGTTGCCGTTGGGGACAAAATTGTGATACAACCCCCAAATATTTACATATTAGTGATATTGTGGGCAGTTTTACCTTAACAGGTCAATCTGTCATGAGTTGGAAAGATTGCGCCATTCCGGTTGGCTCAGAATTGGCTTATCAAGTTAAATTGTCGGGAGAAAAAGTTCCAGAACCCGCCGGGATTTCTTTATTCTCTCTGGCACTGTTAGGGTTATTTATTAAACGGAAACGGTCATTGAATGGTTGA
- a CDS encoding pyridoxal-phosphate-dependent aminotransferase family protein — translation MKDKNMLMIPGPTPVPAQVLQAMAKHPIGHRSGDYSKIQEEVSANLKWLHQTAQDVQMLTVSGTGAMEAGMINFLSRGDRVLVGCNGKFGERWGEVAEAYGLNVERISAEWGKPLDPAAFEEKLAADTEKQIKAVILTHSETSTAVLNDLESINKAVKEHGEALIMVDAVTSMGAISVPIDEWGLDVVASGSQKGFMVPPGLGFVAVSEKAWKAYETANLPRYYLDLGKYRKATAKHTTPFTPPVNLVFGLQVALQMMREEGLEGIFARHQRLTQGTRAAVKALGLSPFAPDDCASPAVTAVLPTGVEAEAIRSTLRNKFDIAMAGGQDHLKGKIFRIGHLGFVCERDILAAIAALEATLQQLGYEGATPGAGVAAAAAVFAG, via the coding sequence ATGAAAGATAAAAATATGTTAATGATTCCGGGGCCAACTCCGGTTCCGGCACAGGTGTTACAAGCGATGGCCAAGCACCCCATCGGCCACCGTAGTGGGGACTATAGCAAGATTCAGGAAGAGGTCAGCGCGAATTTAAAATGGCTGCACCAAACCGCCCAAGATGTCCAGATGCTGACTGTTAGCGGCACAGGGGCGATGGAAGCAGGGATGATTAACTTTCTCTCCCGAGGCGATCGCGTTTTAGTGGGATGTAACGGGAAATTCGGCGAACGTTGGGGAGAAGTGGCAGAAGCCTATGGTTTAAATGTAGAACGCATCAGTGCAGAATGGGGCAAACCCCTAGACCCGGCCGCCTTTGAAGAAAAATTAGCCGCCGATACCGAGAAACAAATTAAAGCGGTAATTCTAACCCATTCCGAAACCTCAACGGCGGTTTTAAACGACCTCGAAAGCATTAATAAAGCGGTCAAAGAACACGGGGAAGCTTTAATTATGGTGGATGCTGTCACCAGTATGGGTGCAATTAGTGTCCCTATTGATGAGTGGGGTTTAGATGTGGTGGCTTCTGGGTCGCAAAAAGGGTTCATGGTTCCCCCCGGTTTGGGTTTTGTGGCCGTGAGTGAGAAGGCTTGGAAGGCTTACGAAACGGCTAACTTACCCCGCTATTATTTGGATTTGGGTAAGTATCGCAAAGCAACGGCTAAACATACCACACCTTTTACCCCTCCGGTGAATTTGGTGTTTGGCTTACAAGTGGCCTTACAAATGATGCGGGAAGAAGGCTTAGAGGGGATTTTTGCCCGTCACCAACGGTTAACTCAAGGCACTCGTGCGGCCGTGAAGGCGTTGGGGTTATCTCCCTTTGCTCCGGATGATTGTGCAAGTCCGGCTGTAACGGCGGTTTTACCGACGGGTGTTGAGGCGGAGGCCATTCGTTCTACTTTACGGAACAAGTTTGATATTGCTATGGCGGGGGGACAAGATCACCTGAAAGGGAAGATTTTCCGCATTGGTCATTTAGGGTTTGTCTGTGAGCGAGATATTTTAGCGGCGATCGCCGCCTTAGAAGCCACCTTACAACAATTAGGCTACGAAGGGGCAACCCCCGGCGCAGGCGTAGCGGCCGCCGCCGCCGTGTTTGCAGGCTAA
- the dndE gene encoding DNA sulfur modification protein DndE — MEPPVERVRLSQTAKEQLTKLKRQTKIDQWNILCRWAFCRSLAEPTIPSPVPLPADSNVELTWRVFGGEMADFLTIALKQRCEQDGLGTNPETLATQFRLHLHRGIGYLAGDSDLRRIEDLIQLITREQGTGNRERGER, encoded by the coding sequence ATGGAACCCCCTGTAGAACGAGTTAGACTGTCCCAAACGGCTAAAGAACAACTAACAAAACTCAAGCGCCAGACCAAAATTGACCAGTGGAACATTCTCTGTCGTTGGGCGTTTTGTCGTTCTCTGGCAGAACCGACCATTCCCTCCCCCGTGCCGTTACCTGCCGATAGTAATGTTGAATTAACGTGGCGGGTTTTTGGGGGAGAAATGGCCGATTTCCTGACTATTGCCCTTAAACAACGCTGTGAGCAAGATGGACTCGGCACCAACCCCGAAACCCTCGCCACTCAGTTCCGTCTCCATCTCCACCGAGGCATTGGCTATTTAGCCGGGGATTCGGACTTAAGGCGTATTGAGGATTTAATCCAATTGATAACTAGGGAACAGGGAACAGGGAACAGGGAACGGGGGGAGAGGTAA
- a CDS encoding glycosyltransferase family 2 protein has product MGNQEGGNPRYSFVIPVYNEERNLGELYHRLDGLSDRLDGSLEWVFVNDGSRDQSLALLRNLQQKDPRVTYISLARNFGQQIALTAGLHFARGEAVIIMDADLQDPPEVALMMIERWQAGYQVVYAQRTKRHQEQWLKRFYAYVFYRILQRLANVEIPLDSGDFCLMDRQVVEVLNSLPERNRYLRGLRSWVGFTQTSVRFERNPRFAGDRQYTFTKSLSLAIDGLVSFSKVPLRLATYTGLCAALVALIMAGMVLYWRIVAPDSPVTGLATILIAVFFLGAVQLVSIGILGEYIGRIYEEVKGRPLYVVSEVGGGSRGAGVGNR; this is encoded by the coding sequence ATGGGCAATCAAGAGGGGGGCAATCCTCGTTATTCTTTTGTGATTCCGGTGTATAACGAGGAACGGAATTTGGGGGAGTTGTATCATCGTTTGGATGGGTTAAGCGATCGCCTAGATGGATCCCTAGAATGGGTTTTTGTCAATGATGGCAGTCGGGATCAGTCTTTAGCCCTCTTGCGGAATCTCCAGCAAAAGGATCCCCGTGTCACCTATATCAGTTTGGCGCGGAATTTTGGGCAACAAATCGCTCTCACGGCAGGTTTACACTTTGCCCGGGGGGAGGCGGTGATTATCATGGATGCGGACTTACAAGACCCCCCAGAAGTGGCTTTAATGATGATTGAACGCTGGCAAGCGGGCTATCAGGTGGTTTATGCCCAACGGACGAAACGACATCAGGAACAGTGGTTAAAACGCTTTTATGCCTATGTGTTCTATCGTATTTTGCAACGCTTGGCGAATGTAGAGATTCCCCTAGATAGTGGGGATTTTTGCTTAATGGATCGGCAGGTGGTGGAGGTGTTGAATTCTTTGCCGGAACGCAATCGTTATTTGCGGGGGTTACGATCTTGGGTGGGATTTACTCAAACCTCGGTGCGCTTTGAACGGAATCCACGCTTTGCAGGCGATCGCCAATACACTTTCACTAAGTCCCTATCCCTTGCCATTGATGGGTTAGTCTCCTTTTCTAAAGTCCCCTTACGACTGGCAACCTATACCGGACTTTGTGCGGCGCTGGTGGCGTTAATTATGGCCGGAATGGTGTTATATTGGCGCATTGTCGCCCCTGATTCTCCGGTAACAGGTTTAGCGACGATTTTAATTGCGGTGTTTTTCTTGGGAGCGGTTCAATTGGTGAGTATTGGTATTTTAGGAGAATATATTGGTCGCATTTATGAAGAAGTCAAAGGCCGTCCGCTTTATGTGGTGTCGGAGGTGGGAGGCGGGAGTCGGGGGGCGGGAGTCGGTAATAGGTAA
- a CDS encoding pentapeptide repeat-containing protein: MTSSGKPPVHSEPDSVAQESSSLLLKGTTPFVIPQAQSTPLVIPLETLNAWLIIVAITVMMIGWLFNVGLMLFAGALVALLISLRITIPAIRRWLIKFLTPDERRTLLGIVGIVGAIAGFGQVFGVYQGVRSWLNQAKWDEFGSWAEWFGAVGQIMIAVIAVYVAWQQYVISKDLTIRQNTITQQQTIDAYFQGISDLALSDEGLLEDWPQERAFAEGRTAAILSSVDAGGKAKILRFLSQSKLVTPLKRDALLGRAILDGAGGYAEDRQHGLRVIDLGVMLARADLSETDLRWTDLSDAYMIGADLSRCDLVRANLARTVLYDANLRGADLKGTRLFYGFVETATPRLPNATPNYETGEYTGAVVEKADFTGVQRLSEEQRYYCCCWGGEKTRATIPGGCEGIPNHLGR; this comes from the coding sequence ATGACCTCTTCAGGGAAACCTCCGGTTCACTCAGAACCCGATTCAGTGGCTCAGGAGTCCTCTTCCTTATTACTCAAGGGAACGACACCTTTTGTTATCCCCCAAGCCCAATCTACTCCCTTGGTGATTCCCTTGGAAACGTTGAACGCTTGGCTGATTATTGTAGCTATTACGGTGATGATGATTGGTTGGCTGTTTAATGTCGGTTTAATGCTATTTGCGGGGGCTTTAGTGGCCTTGTTAATTTCCTTACGAATCACGATCCCAGCCATTCGACGCTGGTTAATCAAGTTTCTCACCCCCGATGAACGACGGACTCTCTTAGGGATTGTGGGCATTGTGGGGGCGATCGCAGGCTTTGGTCAAGTGTTCGGAGTCTATCAAGGGGTGAGAAGTTGGTTAAATCAAGCCAAATGGGACGAATTTGGCTCCTGGGCCGAGTGGTTTGGAGCCGTAGGTCAGATTATGATTGCCGTAATTGCCGTTTATGTAGCCTGGCAGCAATATGTGATCTCTAAAGACCTCACCATCCGGCAAAATACCATTACCCAACAACAGACCATTGATGCTTATTTTCAGGGGATTTCTGATTTGGCCTTGAGTGATGAGGGCTTGCTGGAAGATTGGCCCCAAGAACGCGCTTTTGCCGAAGGACGCACGGCCGCCATTTTGAGCAGTGTAGACGCGGGAGGAAAGGCCAAGATTTTACGCTTCCTCTCTCAGTCTAAATTGGTGACTCCCCTCAAGCGGGATGCTTTGCTGGGGCGGGCGATTTTAGATGGGGCCGGGGGCTATGCGGAAGATCGTCAGCATGGCCTACGGGTGATTGATTTGGGGGTGATGTTGGCGCGGGCGGATTTGTCGGAAACGGATTTGCGCTGGACGGATTTAAGTGATGCCTATATGATTGGGGCGGATTTGAGTCGTTGTGATCTGGTGCGAGCTAATTTGGCGCGGACGGTTCTCTATGATGCTAATTTACGAGGGGCGGATCTCAAAGGGACTCGTTTATTCTATGGGTTTGTGGAAACCGCAACGCCCCGTCTGCCTAATGCCACACCCAATTATGAAACAGGGGAGTATACGGGGGCTGTGGTGGAAAAAGCCGATTTTACCGGGGTTCAACGGTTGAGTGAGGAGCAACGGTATTATTGCTGTTGTTGGGGGGGAGAAAAAACCCGGGCGACGATTCCGGGGGGGTGTGAGGGCATTCCCAATCATTTAGGACGTTAG
- a CDS encoding RNA-guided endonuclease InsQ/TnpB family protein has protein sequence MIILEMKAVLKPYQSLAIDEAIRTVQFIRNKALKLWMDGKREDKVDKYSLNKYCAVLAKQFKFVDTLNSTARQASAERAWSAIARFYDNCKKKVKGKKGYPKFQKNNRSVEYKHSGWKLSEDRKKITFTDKKNIGTVKLKGTRDLNFYPLDQIKRVRIIKRADGYYVQFCLNVDIREYAKPLEPTKRCVGLDVGLKVFYGNSDGETVEIPQYYRQAEKRLNRLNRQKSKKFKKGQPQSNNYQKARKRYARKHLRISRQRRGFAEKEALRVIKSNDFIAYENLNVKGMVKNSRLAKSINDAAWSTFRQWLEYFGFKYGKATVAVPPHNTSQNCSNCGQKVSKSLSTRTHVCPHCGYTEDRDVNAAINILKRGLSTVGHTETYTLEERFPLAWLDTSCQVKETR, from the coding sequence ATGATTATCTTAGAGATGAAAGCTGTGCTTAAGCCTTATCAGTCATTGGCTATAGACGAAGCTATTCGTACAGTACAATTCATCAGAAACAAAGCGTTAAAGCTTTGGATGGATGGCAAGAGAGAAGACAAAGTAGACAAATATTCTCTCAATAAATACTGTGCAGTTCTCGCCAAACAGTTCAAGTTTGTTGATACTCTAAATTCTACGGCCAGACAAGCATCTGCTGAACGAGCATGGTCTGCTATTGCTCGTTTCTATGACAATTGTAAGAAAAAGGTTAAAGGGAAAAAAGGTTATCCTAAATTCCAAAAGAATAACCGTTCTGTAGAATATAAACACTCTGGTTGGAAGCTATCGGAGGACCGGAAAAAGATAACTTTCACAGACAAGAAAAACATCGGGACGGTTAAACTGAAAGGAACTAGAGACCTAAACTTTTATCCTTTAGACCAAATTAAACGAGTTAGGATTATTAAACGAGCGGATGGTTACTATGTCCAATTCTGCCTTAACGTTGATATTCGGGAATACGCTAAACCGCTAGAACCGACTAAAAGATGTGTAGGATTGGATGTAGGCTTAAAAGTGTTCTATGGGAACAGTGATGGTGAAACAGTAGAGATACCACAATACTATCGCCAGGCAGAAAAAAGATTAAACCGTCTGAATCGGCAGAAATCTAAAAAGTTTAAGAAAGGTCAACCCCAATCAAACAACTATCAAAAGGCTAGAAAGAGATATGCTAGAAAACATTTAAGAATAAGTAGGCAACGTAGAGGCTTTGCTGAAAAAGAGGCATTGCGCGTCATTAAATCTAACGATTTCATCGCCTACGAAAACTTAAATGTCAAAGGCATGGTAAAAAACTCTAGACTAGCTAAATCTATTAATGATGCAGCTTGGTCAACGTTTCGTCAATGGCTAGAGTATTTTGGCTTTAAATATGGTAAGGCTACGGTAGCAGTGCCGCCCCATAACACGAGTCAAAACTGTTCTAACTGTGGTCAAAAAGTGTCTAAATCCCTATCTACAAGAACCCATGTTTGTCCCCATTGTGGTTATACCGAAGATAGAGATGTTAATGCTGCTATCAACATTTTGAAAAGAGGACTAAGTACGGTGGGACACACCGAAACTTATACGCTTGAGGAGAGATTCCCTCTAGCTTGGTTGGATACGTCCTGTCAAGTTAAGGAAACTCGGTGA
- a CDS encoding DUF3352 domain-containing protein: MTLRSFFLALLVASLVLLSLAGGGVYWVLAQSPLTLKDGGVQETPSAAMFVPRQAPAMLSLLVNPDRLEALLQLGTPVGERKQSRRELDEIKAGLLSKTGLKYRKDVQSWLGEEITVAVTSLDYDRNGENGQQPGYLLVASAKDGEYAREFLQVFYAKSAIAGESDLVFEQYKGVNVIYRRLRETGESSLASAVVGDRYVLFANHPKVLRDALNNVQVPNLNLANAEAYQQALDTLTAPRIGVAYVNLLALAKNAEIDPNEPIPTLTLGFTLSPQGLVAESAISGLVQPVASKPSLNAPVGALNYLPPRTLLTASGVDLEGFWGQIQQGFGEDSPVAGLFEQALSNLQEPWGVDLPQDIFSWVQGEYALSLLPTSLTQPDWVFVAEKNTPEAKQAIDHLDELAESQNLSLGKVTVADYPVTVWTALEASGGRLSAQVKGVHGSVGNYEVVASSLEAITQVLSPNNTPLVKTNLFKEAIAPLPLPNYGYFYVDWAKSKPLLTQKVPVVKVLELVGQPLLDHLRSFTLTSQGRQNEVSRATIFFKLGLKN; encoded by the coding sequence ATGACGCTCCGTTCCTTTTTCCTTGCTCTGTTGGTTGCTTCCCTTGTCCTGTTATCCTTAGCCGGAGGGGGGGTGTATTGGGTCTTAGCCCAAAGTCCTCTAACCTTGAAGGATGGGGGAGTGCAGGAAACACCCTCAGCCGCTATGTTTGTCCCCCGACAAGCCCCGGCGATGTTATCGTTACTGGTTAATCCTGACCGTTTAGAGGCCTTGCTTCAGTTGGGAACGCCCGTGGGGGAACGGAAACAGTCACGACGGGAGTTAGATGAGATTAAAGCGGGACTGTTAAGCAAAACGGGGTTAAAGTATCGCAAGGACGTTCAATCCTGGTTAGGGGAAGAAATTACCGTTGCGGTGACGAGTTTGGATTATGACCGCAATGGGGAAAATGGCCAACAACCGGGTTATTTATTGGTCGCTTCTGCCAAAGATGGGGAATATGCCCGAGAATTCTTACAGGTGTTTTATGCCAAAAGTGCGATCGCCGGAGAATCAGATTTAGTTTTTGAACAGTACAAGGGCGTTAACGTCATCTACCGTCGTCTCCGGGAAACCGGGGAATCGTCCTTGGCCAGTGCGGTAGTGGGCGATCGCTATGTATTATTTGCCAATCATCCCAAAGTATTACGGGATGCCCTCAACAATGTCCAAGTTCCTAACCTCAATTTAGCCAATGCCGAGGCCTATCAACAAGCCCTAGACACCCTCACAGCGCCCCGGATTGGGGTGGCCTATGTGAACTTATTGGCCTTGGCGAAAAATGCCGAAATTGACCCCAACGAACCCATTCCCACCCTCACTTTAGGCTTTACCCTCAGTCCTCAAGGTTTAGTCGCAGAAAGTGCCATTTCCGGCCTCGTGCAGCCCGTCGCCTCCAAACCCTCCTTAAATGCCCCTGTGGGCGCGTTGAACTATCTGCCACCCCGTACCCTATTAACCGCCTCTGGCGTGGATTTAGAGGGCTTCTGGGGGCAAATCCAGCAGGGTTTCGGGGAGGATAGTCCCGTAGCTGGGTTATTTGAACAGGCCTTGAGTAATTTACAAGAACCTTGGGGGGTGGACTTACCCCAAGACATCTTTAGCTGGGTACAAGGAGAATATGCCTTATCCTTACTCCCCACCAGCTTAACCCAACCCGATTGGGTCTTTGTAGCGGAAAAAAACACCCCAGAAGCGAAACAGGCCATTGACCACCTCGACGAATTGGCCGAGTCCCAGAATTTAAGTTTAGGGAAAGTCACCGTTGCCGATTATCCCGTGACGGTGTGGACAGCATTAGAGGCCAGTGGAGGCCGTTTAAGTGCGCAAGTGAAGGGGGTGCATGGTAGCGTGGGGAATTATGAAGTGGTGGCTAGTTCCTTAGAGGCCATTACACAGGTTCTGAGTCCCAATAATACGCCCCTTGTGAAGACGAATTTATTTAAAGAGGCGATCGCACCCCTTCCCCTGCCCAACTACGGTTATTTCTATGTAGACTGGGCGAAAAGTAAACCCTTATTGACCCAAAAAGTCCCCGTCGTCAAAGTCCTAGAATTAGTGGGACAACCCCTATTAGATCATCTCCGTTCCTTCACCCTCACCAGTCAAGGCCGCCAAAACGAGGTCAGTCGTGCCACTATTTTCTTTAAATTGGGTCTGAAAAATTGA
- a CDS encoding rhodanese-like domain-containing protein, giving the protein MNNPQDPIPQISPQALAQRMAEAGEGLQLVDVREHQEVAIAQIPGFTILPLSEYEYWSKDITARLNPEAETLVICHHGIRSQQMCQWLRSQGFTDVKNIRGGIHEYARIVDPSIPQY; this is encoded by the coding sequence ATGAATAATCCTCAAGATCCGATCCCCCAGATTTCCCCGCAAGCGTTAGCGCAACGTATGGCTGAGGCAGGGGAAGGGTTACAACTGGTAGATGTGCGGGAACATCAAGAAGTGGCGATCGCACAAATCCCCGGTTTTACCATTCTCCCTCTTAGTGAATACGAATATTGGTCTAAGGACATTACAGCCCGTCTGAATCCCGAGGCTGAAACCCTTGTAATATGTCATCATGGAATCCGTTCACAGCAAATGTGCCAATGGCTACGGAGTCAGGGCTTTACAGATGTTAAAAATATCCGAGGAGGAATTCATGAGTATGCGCGCATTGTTGACCCATCTATTCCTCAGTATTGA
- the hrcA gene encoding heat-inducible transcriptional repressor HrcA: protein MSPQLKLSERHQQILWATIRHYIATAEPVGSRTIAQEYGLQVSSATIRNAMGRLEKAGLLYQPHTSAGRVPSDSGYRIYVDDLMSLDQSWGEHLIELYAQQLNWETYNVETLLKRAAQILASLSGHIALITLPQNSQNQLRHIQLIPVNEKQVMLLVVADAYYTQSLLIDLPQRDSNEEEDLESELELLSNFLNRRLKGKSLAVLNTLNWGELDQEFQKYTQFVQDIVKVLVRENQAKESTPILIRGISEALRQPEFSEVQQVQMLLHLLEEEQEQLFPLIFEYPDFEDKFPRVSVRIGAENSLEPLSICTVISANYKKGDIPVGSIGLIGPTRMLYENAITLVEAAAYSVSEALS, encoded by the coding sequence ATGTCTCCCCAATTAAAATTGAGTGAACGTCACCAGCAAATTCTTTGGGCGACCATCCGCCATTATATCGCAACCGCCGAGCCTGTCGGTTCTCGGACGATTGCCCAAGAATATGGCTTACAAGTGAGTTCTGCCACCATTCGCAATGCTATGGGGCGCTTAGAAAAAGCGGGTTTATTATATCAACCCCACACCTCCGCCGGACGTGTTCCCTCAGACTCAGGCTATCGGATTTATGTGGATGATTTGATGAGTCTTGATCAGTCTTGGGGAGAACATTTAATAGAATTATATGCCCAGCAATTGAACTGGGAAACCTATAATGTCGAAACCCTTTTAAAACGCGCTGCTCAAATTTTAGCCAGTTTAAGCGGACATATTGCTTTAATTACACTGCCCCAAAATTCTCAAAACCAATTGCGCCATATTCAACTCATCCCAGTCAATGAAAAACAGGTGATGTTGTTAGTGGTGGCTGATGCCTATTATACCCAATCTTTACTAATTGACTTACCCCAACGGGATTCTAATGAAGAGGAAGACTTAGAAAGTGAATTAGAATTGTTGTCAAATTTCCTTAATCGTAGACTCAAGGGCAAATCTTTAGCGGTGTTAAATACCTTAAATTGGGGAGAATTAGACCAAGAGTTTCAAAAATATACCCAATTTGTTCAAGATATTGTTAAAGTCTTGGTGCGAGAAAATCAAGCCAAAGAATCTACACCGATTCTGATTCGCGGCATTTCTGAAGCCCTGCGCCAGCCCGAATTTTCGGAAGTCCAACAGGTGCAAATGTTGCTGCACTTACTAGAAGAAGAACAAGAACAACTCTTTCCGCTTATCTTTGAATATCCCGATTTTGAGGATAAATTTCCGCGAGTTTCCGTAAGAATTGGCGCAGAAAATTCCCTCGAACCCTTAAGCATTTGTACGGTCATTTCTGCCAATTATAAAAAGGGCGATATTCCTGTAGGGAGTATTGGTTTAATTGGTCCGACGCGGATGTTATATGAAAATGCCATTACCTTAGTTGAAGCGGCCGCCTATTCTGTATCTGAGGCGTTAAGTTAA